A window of Rhinolophus ferrumequinum isolate MPI-CBG mRhiFer1 chromosome X, mRhiFer1_v1.p, whole genome shotgun sequence contains these coding sequences:
- the LOC117020744 gene encoding immunoglobulin superfamily member 1-like — MGKALQVLKRTLSTRGPVTLDRPGEGATMLWTLTLLLFCIRLSLGMTSIVMQSQPELWIETNYPQAPWENVTLWCKSPSQISSKFLLLKDKTQMTCIQPSYKTFQVSFSIGALTKSNTGLYRCCYWKETGWSEPSKVLELEAPGQLPKPIFWIQSENSPLPGCNVNILCHGWLQDLVFMLFKEGYAEPVDYQVPTGTVAIFSISNMTPESEGVYICRTHILILPTLWSEPSNPLKLIVAGGCGYGCWGLMIVVPGIMAG, encoded by the exons ATGGGCAAAGCCCTTCAAGTCTTGAAGCGCACATTGAGCACCAGAGGCCCCGTGACCCTGGACAGGCCAGGGGAGGGGGCCACCATGCTATGGACATTGACTCTCTTGCTTTTTTGCATTC GGCTTAGTCTGGGTATGACATCAATAG TGATGCAATCTCAACCGGAGCTGTGGATAGAGACCAACTACCCCCAGGCACCTTGGGAGAACGTCACACTTTGGTGCAAAAGCCCTTCTCAGATTTCAAGCAAGTTTCTGCTACTGAAGGATAAGACACAGATGACCTGTATCCAACCCTCCTATAAGACCTTCCAAGTTTCATTCTCCATAGGTGCCCTTACTAAGTCCAATACAGGTCTTTACAGGTGCTGCTACTGGAAGGAAACAGGCTGGTCAGAGCCCAGTAAAGTTTTAGAGTTGGAGGCACCAG GCCAGCTGCCCAAGCCCATCTTCTGGATCCAGTCTGAGAACTCTCCTCTTCCTGGATGTAATGTTAACATACTCTGCCATGGCTGGCTACAGGATTTGGTATTTATGCTGTTCAAAGAGGGATATGCAGAGCCCGTGGATTACCAAGTCCCAACTGGGACAGTGGCTATCTTCTCCATTTCCAACATGACACCTGAGAGTGAAGGGGTTTATATCTGCCGCACTCATATTCTGATACTCCCCACCTTGTGGTCAGAGCCCAGCAACCCCCTGAAGCTGATTGTAGCAGGTGGGTGTGGCTATGGCTGTTGGGGTCTGATGATTGTTGTCCCTGGGATCATGGCTGGATGA